In the Candidatus Binatia bacterium genome, GTCCGCAGCGGCACATCAACGGCGCTGCCCAGTTGCGTTGCGGTCGATCCACGCCTCTTCGGCGGCGAGCCGTCTGGGAGCCAGCCAGTAATACGCCATGCGCGGGATCTGCTCGAGACGGAACCGCACATCATCCACGCGGTCGTCCAGCCACAGTCGCGCCCGCGCTACGCCACTGCCGGTTGTCCCGGCCGGTCGGTAGCCGCATTCGACAAGCAACGGACCCGCAACGCCTTCGACGGCCGCCGTCTGCTCCTCAGTGAGATGCTGGCGCCAAAGTTCGATTCGCTCCGTGGTAACCGATTCCCGAGCGCGATCGAACCACCATGGCGCTGCGGTGGACGGGTCCGACCGCACGCTCAACATCGCCGGATCGAATGCCTCGCCGATGAACGCGCAGATACGTTCCAGGGTCGCGGGCGGGTTCTGCACGAGGTCCTCGTAGCGGACCTGAAGGTAATTGGGCAGCTTCGCGCAGGTACGGGCGGCGCGCACGCAGTCGTGCCACGCGCGTGCGTTGGCCGTAACGCTGCGGCGTCCCCACGGCATCTGCAACAGCGAGGCGACGACATCGCGCGGGTCGCGCACCAGGTGAATGAGGGCGCAGTCGGGGTACCAGACGCAGAGGGTGGGGGCGAATGCGGTGTGCTGAGGCGTCTTCTCGCCCCAACGCGGTTTGCCGTGGGTGGCAGCGAACGCTGCGAGCAGGGTGCAGAAGAACTCGCGATAGGTGTCGCCCTTCTTGTTCAGCGCGGCGGCGAGCACGCCGCGATCCATTGGCAGGCGTGCGATGCGCCGCAGCGCAAGATAGCGTTCGGTGAGTAAGCGGCGGCGCGATTCGTCGGCGAGATCGCCGAAAGCACGTCGCCGCCGGTATACGTAGTACTCGAAGTAGGTTTCGTCGCAGAGAGCGATCGCCGGGTGGCGATTGAGCATGTTGCGCAACAGGGTCGTGCCGCTGCGCGGCGCCCCGACTATGAAGATCGGTCCGTTCATCGGCGGGAGTTCGAGTGCCGTTGCGCCGCGAGGCGCTTCCACGAAGGCGCGACTAGAACTGCCGCGGCGACCGAGAGAGCCGGTAAGTGCCGGTGGAGTCGACGCCAGGTGAGCGCCGCGCCGGCGACCTCCGATACCAGCAGCGCCACCGCGGTTCCCGGCGCCCCCGCCAGAAAGGCCAATGGCGGCGTGAGTAGCACTTGCAGTCCCAGACCCGCGATCGAGCACCACAGCTCTTCGCGTTGATGGCCAAGCGCCATCAGCGCGCTGCGGGCGTGGCGCCGAAAGGCGATGACCGGAACCGTCCAGACGAGGATCGCCAGGGACCCGCCGGCGCCGTGGCCGACGTATGCGGGGCCGAACACGACGGTTACGATGCCGGCCGCGAGAGCGGTGACGACACCGGCCAGTGCTACCGACGGCCACAGGGCGACTGGCACCGAGGCGCGCAAGAGGGCGGTGAGCCGCTCGACCGACTGGAAGGCGGCGCGGCTGATCGTGGGAAAAAGCGCCGTGAAATACACCCCGAGCAGCGTCTGTAACACCATGACGATGCGATGCCCGGTGCCGAAGGCGCCGGCAGCAGCGGCTCCCCCTGTCGTGGCCAGCAGGACGGTCGGCAGGTACATCCGCAGCACCCAGATCGATTGGGACATGGTCACCGGGATGCTTTCTCGGAGCAGCGCCGGGGGCGGCGCCGTGGCCCCGGTTGCGCCGCCGAACCGCCGCAGAACGAGCGCCACGGCGGCCGCTGCCGCAGCCAGTATACCGCCCATCTCGGCGAGCGGGAGGCGCGTCACCCGGTCGGGACTCGTGACGAGCGCAAGGGTCAGGATGGCGAACACGGCATAGCGCAGCGTCTGCACCGCAGCCGCCGGTCCCATGCGGCTCGAGCCCTGCAATACCCACGTCCAGATGAACGGGATCGGCAGTAGAGTGAGCGCGTAGCCCCGCAGCAGTTCGGCGACCGGCGACGGCAGGCTGAGGACCAGCGTCGCCAGCCCCGCGAGCGCGCAGAGCGCTACGGCCACCGGCAACTGAATCGAGACGACCTGACGGATCAGCGCGCCGAGATGCGAGTTCCCGCCGGCCACTTCCCGGGCGCCGAGTACGCTGAGCCCCTGATCGACGGCGACGTTCAGGAAGAGAACGACGGCGAGAACCGCTTCGACGAGACCGTACGTGGCCGGCGCCAGCGTACGTGCCAGGTGAGCGAAAGCTATGAACGTCAGGGCCCGCGCCAGGATCTCGCCGCCGGTCAGCACCCCGAGGTGCCACAGCAGCCGCCGGCCGCCTTCACGAACGGCGGCGCGATCGTCGTCGGTGGCAGCGGACTCAGGCAAGCGCGTCGCGATCGGTGGCCCTGGCTAGGGCGGGCTTCTGGGGGCTTGCGCCGGCGCGCTCGCTCGGGGCAAGCGGGGCAGGACGCTGCCAGACTCGGCCGCCGAGCATTGCCCGCGCGAGTTGCAGCGGCTGATACGTGATGCTCGGCCACAGGAAGATCTCGTTCGTGCAGTAACACGCCCGCGCCGCAATCGACGCGCGCAACCGCTGTGCTGCCTCGGAACGCCAGATCTCCGAGAACGACTGCCGGCGCAAATTGCCGAGCGGGGCGTGCGTCTCGCAGACGCTGACGTCGCCGTTGGAGTAGACCACCGCGCTCAACACGCCGGCGCGACACGGTACCACTTGCCGTCGCTCACGGGCCGTCTTGATCTTCGCCCATTGCAGCATCGGCTCGACCATCGACCCATACCGTCCCTGCTCGCGCGGTGCCCACAGACGGCGGACGTATTCGTAGAGCGCGCCGTACCGATCGAGTTGCGGCCCCTGCAAAGACGGATTCTTCCGATCCCCGCGGATGATCGCCAGGTTGTGGTGCGACATCTGCGGGCAGCGGTCGTAGAGGAAGGTCGTCAGGTTGCGAATCTCCTCCATGTTTTCGGCCGTCGCTGTGGAAATGGCGTGGATCTGCAGGCGCCCGTCTTCGCGCTGCAGTTCCGCCAGAGCATCGTAGGTGTCCATCGCCTTGCCGAAGGAGTTCTTCGTGGCGC is a window encoding:
- a CDS encoding sulfotransferase, giving the protein MNGPIFIVGAPRSGTTLLRNMLNRHPAIALCDETYFEYYVYRRRRAFGDLADESRRRLLTERYLALRRIARLPMDRGVLAAALNKKGDTYREFFCTLLAAFAATHGKPRWGEKTPQHTAFAPTLCVWYPDCALIHLVRDPRDVVASLLQMPWGRRSVTANARAWHDCVRAARTCAKLPNYLQVRYEDLVQNPPATLERICAFIGEAFDPAMLSVRSDPSTAAPWWFDRARESVTTERIELWRQHLTEEQTAAVEGVAGPLLVECGYRPAGTTGSGVARARLWLDDRVDDVRFRLEQIPRMAYYWLAPRRLAAEEAWIDRNATGQRR
- a CDS encoding oligosaccharide flippase family protein, giving the protein MPESAATDDDRAAVREGGRRLLWHLGVLTGGEILARALTFIAFAHLARTLAPATYGLVEAVLAVVLFLNVAVDQGLSVLGAREVAGGNSHLGALIRQVVSIQLPVAVALCALAGLATLVLSLPSPVAELLRGYALTLLPIPFIWTWVLQGSSRMGPAAAVQTLRYAVFAILTLALVTSPDRVTRLPLAEMGGILAAAAAAVALVLRRFGGATGATAPPPALLRESIPVTMSQSIWVLRMYLPTVLLATTGGAAAAGAFGTGHRIVMVLQTLLGVYFTALFPTISRAAFQSVERLTALLRASVPVALWPSVALAGVVTALAAGIVTVVFGPAYVGHGAGGSLAILVWTVPVIAFRRHARSALMALGHQREELWCSIAGLGLQVLLTPPLAFLAGAPGTAVALLVSEVAGAALTWRRLHRHLPALSVAAAVLVAPSWKRLAAQRHSNSRR
- a CDS encoding radical SAM protein; its protein translation is MQPPVERIRKHVRLQWQNLAIPDVPSPPFLILFINSICNMKCEHCFYWQNLNRPDDLGFAEIVDLSRQLGKIENLNLSGGEPFLRKEFGAICRQFIRHNGVEEIYVPTNGYFRDRTIPQLREVLQEPGLRLLGIELSLDGMPEFHDRFRATKNSFGKAMDTYDALAELQREDGRLQIHAISTATAENMEEIRNLTTFLYDRCPQMSHHNLAIIRGDRKNPSLQGPQLDRYGALYEYVRRLWAPREQGRYGSMVEPMLQWAKIKTARERRQVVPCRAGVLSAVVYSNGDVSVCETHAPLGNLRRQSFSEIWRSEAAQRLRASIAARACYCTNEIFLWPSITYQPLQLARAMLGGRVWQRPAPLAPSERAGASPQKPALARATDRDALA